Proteins encoded within one genomic window of Saccharopolyspora pogona:
- a CDS encoding fatty acyl-AMP ligase: MSRFVETLVASARENSGAQARGLTTGEPEQPWFRTWAEVHADALRMAGALGDDLGPGRVVAILAADPGLIAPAVQAVWLGGGSVTMLHQPTPRTDLAHWAEDTVRVLKMIGARLVLLGAPFEQLAGVLEESAIVYRDLGGLTGGEPLAEPVAVDEDATALLQLTSGSTAEPKAVRITHGNLYANLRAMVAAVDLTPERDVAVSWLPLFHDMGMVGCLTVPMAIGMSAVKVTPADFLARPLLWPELISRYRATVTAAPNFAYAIVARRMARADDGDFDLSSLRFTLNGAEPIDPSAAQSFTDEGARFGLRPNCMVCAFGMAEATLAVSFAPLGRGLEVDVVGADVLEQQRRAEPVSQDAERARQFALLGHPLPGLEVDVVDDAGQQLRERQVGRLRIRGAAVTPGYLTVDGPLSTQDENGWLDTGDEGYLVDGQVVICGRRKDVIIMGGRNIYPVDIERAACQVEGVRAGNAAAVRQEAGSRRERFAVVLESRLAGDENAEKALRKEVAARIVDAVGVRPSAVVVLAPGSLPKTPSGKLKRAATASLVPSN; encoded by the coding sequence ATGAGTCGGTTCGTGGAGACACTGGTGGCGTCCGCCCGGGAGAACTCCGGTGCGCAGGCGCGGGGGCTCACGACGGGCGAGCCCGAACAACCGTGGTTCCGGACGTGGGCTGAGGTGCATGCCGATGCGCTGCGGATGGCCGGGGCGCTGGGCGACGACCTCGGGCCCGGGCGGGTCGTCGCGATCCTCGCCGCAGATCCGGGGCTGATCGCGCCCGCCGTGCAGGCCGTGTGGCTCGGCGGCGGCAGCGTGACCATGCTGCACCAGCCCACGCCGCGCACGGACCTCGCGCACTGGGCCGAGGACACCGTTCGGGTGCTCAAGATGATCGGTGCGCGGCTGGTGCTGCTGGGCGCTCCTTTCGAGCAGTTGGCCGGGGTGCTCGAGGAGAGCGCGATCGTCTACCGGGACCTGGGCGGCCTCACCGGCGGCGAACCGCTCGCCGAGCCGGTCGCGGTCGACGAGGACGCGACGGCCCTGCTGCAGCTGACCAGCGGCTCCACCGCCGAGCCCAAGGCGGTGCGGATCACGCACGGCAACCTCTACGCGAACCTGCGGGCGATGGTCGCCGCCGTCGATCTCACTCCCGAGCGCGACGTCGCGGTGTCCTGGCTGCCGCTGTTCCACGACATGGGGATGGTCGGTTGCCTGACGGTGCCGATGGCCATCGGGATGTCGGCGGTCAAGGTCACCCCGGCGGACTTCCTGGCCCGGCCGCTGCTGTGGCCCGAGCTGATCAGCCGGTACCGCGCGACCGTGACCGCCGCGCCGAACTTCGCCTACGCCATCGTGGCCCGCCGGATGGCTCGCGCCGACGACGGCGACTTCGACCTGTCGAGCCTGCGGTTCACGCTCAACGGCGCCGAACCCATCGATCCGTCGGCGGCGCAGTCGTTCACAGACGAGGGCGCCCGGTTCGGACTCCGCCCGAACTGCATGGTGTGCGCCTTCGGGATGGCCGAGGCCACGCTCGCGGTGTCCTTTGCCCCGCTGGGCCGGGGTTTGGAGGTCGACGTCGTCGGTGCGGACGTGCTGGAGCAGCAGCGCCGCGCGGAGCCTGTGTCCCAGGATGCCGAGCGGGCGCGGCAGTTCGCGCTGCTGGGCCACCCGCTGCCGGGGCTGGAGGTCGACGTCGTCGACGACGCCGGGCAGCAGCTGAGGGAGCGGCAGGTGGGGCGGCTGCGGATCCGGGGCGCGGCGGTGACGCCGGGCTACCTCACCGTCGACGGGCCGCTGTCCACACAGGACGAAAACGGCTGGCTGGACACCGGGGACGAGGGGTACCTGGTCGACGGGCAGGTGGTGATCTGCGGGCGCCGCAAGGACGTGATCATCATGGGCGGCCGCAACATCTACCCGGTGGACATCGAGCGGGCCGCCTGCCAGGTCGAGGGGGTGCGCGCGGGCAACGCCGCCGCGGTCCGGCAGGAGGCCGGGAGCCGCCGCGAACGCTTCGCGGTGGTGCTGGAGTCGCGCTTGGCGGGCGACGAGAACGCGGAGAAGGCGCTGCGCAAGGAGGTCGCGGCCCGCATCGTCGACGCCGTGGGCGTCCGCCCGTCGGCGGTCGTGGTGCTGGCTCCGGGTTCGCTGCCGAAAACCCCGTCCGGGAAGCTCAAGCGAGCCGCGACCGCGTCCCTGGTCCCCAGCAACTGA
- a CDS encoding resuscitation-promoting factor: MNGRGEPSYPGHAHRSDDGYWAESFEPATDWFSPVQADQHTAVGLLDRPEPQRYPAEDHPSFPPGALEITPADIYEVLGPDAEDMLATAEIDVDEVIRLINAETTVLPPLVIPDALPEGQESDAPPQEVVEAITTWKRRFLKGTVAGVLLTLTGTGGAAAAMDKSVTVEIDGHERTISTYEGTVGEVLEDEGIAVGQHDALSPSPQAKVSHGDTITLDRGRLLKLTVDGEQREEWVRSVTVDQALRQLGVQADGAWVSTDRTMAVPEQGMDLVVKTSKNITIIDGANEPRQLTTTAVDIDELVREQKLELGPEDAITPGGDQRLASGAEVRIDRTGSTVINMTVPVQPPVQEVVDNTMFKGEERVEFPGMPGEKIVFTRVNTRNGEETGREAVGEKITKEAQPKVVRVGGKQPPTSGVWDKLAKCEATGNWAANTGNGYYGGLQFNKSTWDAYGGDQYAPYPHQASREQQIAVAEKVRAARGGDYGAWPGCSSKLGL, from the coding sequence GTGAACGGACGCGGCGAGCCCAGCTATCCCGGCCATGCCCATCGGTCGGACGACGGCTACTGGGCCGAATCCTTCGAACCTGCGACGGACTGGTTCAGCCCGGTTCAGGCCGACCAGCACACCGCCGTCGGACTCCTGGACCGCCCGGAGCCGCAGCGCTACCCGGCCGAGGACCACCCGAGCTTCCCGCCGGGCGCGCTCGAGATCACGCCGGCGGACATCTACGAAGTGCTCGGCCCGGACGCCGAGGACATGCTCGCGACCGCCGAGATCGACGTCGACGAGGTCATCCGGCTGATCAACGCCGAGACCACCGTCTTGCCGCCGCTGGTCATCCCGGACGCGCTGCCGGAGGGCCAGGAGAGCGACGCCCCGCCGCAGGAAGTCGTCGAGGCGATCACCACCTGGAAGCGGCGCTTTCTCAAGGGCACGGTGGCCGGCGTGCTGCTCACCCTCACCGGCACCGGCGGCGCGGCTGCCGCGATGGACAAGTCGGTGACCGTCGAGATCGACGGGCACGAGCGCACCATCAGCACCTACGAGGGCACCGTCGGTGAAGTCCTGGAGGACGAGGGCATCGCCGTCGGCCAGCACGACGCGCTCAGCCCCTCCCCGCAGGCCAAGGTCAGCCACGGCGACACCATCACCCTCGACCGCGGACGGCTGCTGAAGCTGACCGTCGATGGCGAGCAGCGCGAGGAATGGGTCCGCTCGGTCACGGTGGACCAGGCGCTGCGCCAGCTAGGCGTTCAGGCCGACGGCGCGTGGGTCTCCACCGACCGCACCATGGCCGTGCCCGAGCAGGGCATGGACCTGGTCGTCAAGACCAGCAAGAACATCACCATCATCGACGGGGCGAACGAGCCGCGGCAGCTGACCACCACCGCCGTCGACATCGACGAGCTGGTCCGGGAGCAGAAGCTCGAACTCGGCCCCGAGGACGCGATCACGCCCGGCGGCGACCAGCGGCTCGCCAGCGGTGCCGAGGTGCGCATCGACCGCACGGGCAGCACGGTGATCAACATGACCGTGCCGGTCCAGCCCCCGGTGCAGGAGGTCGTCGACAACACGATGTTCAAGGGCGAGGAGCGGGTCGAGTTCCCCGGCATGCCCGGCGAGAAGATCGTGTTCACCCGGGTCAACACCCGCAACGGCGAGGAGACCGGCCGGGAAGCCGTCGGCGAGAAGATCACCAAGGAAGCCCAGCCCAAGGTCGTGCGGGTCGGCGGCAAGCAGCCCCCGACCTCCGGGGTCTGGGACAAGCTGGCGAAGTGCGAGGCCACCGGGAACTGGGCGGCCAACACCGGCAACGGCTACTACGGCGGCCTGCAGTTCAACAAGTCGACCTGGGACGCCTACGGCGGCGACCAGTACGCGCCGTACCCGCACCAGGCAAGCCGCGAGCAGCAGATCGCGGTGGCGGAGAAGGTCCGCGCGGCCCGGGGCGGCGACTACGGCGCCTGGCCGGGTTGCTCCTCGAAGCTCGGCCTGTGA
- a CDS encoding TatD family hydrolase, translated as MSKRDKKRELPPVPEALPASAVDAHTHLDACGAKTPDEVRAIVDRAQAAGVGRVVTVADDIASAQWAVEASTWDDRVFAAVALHPTRTKDFDDADREVLEQLVEHPRVVAVGETGLDYYWDYSPPEPQQEAFRWHIDLAKRAGKPLMIHDREAHQDILRILAAEGAPETVVFHCFSGDAEFARACVDAGYVLSFAGTATFRNANALREAAQLVPLEQFVVETDAPFLTPHPFRGRPNEPYCVNYTLRDLAELRGMTLEELVVATTATAERVFRLDQA; from the coding sequence ATGAGCAAGCGTGACAAGAAGCGGGAGTTGCCGCCGGTGCCGGAGGCGCTGCCCGCCTCGGCGGTCGACGCGCACACCCACCTCGACGCGTGTGGTGCGAAGACGCCCGACGAGGTGCGCGCGATCGTCGACCGTGCGCAGGCCGCTGGGGTCGGCCGGGTGGTGACCGTCGCCGACGACATCGCCTCCGCGCAGTGGGCCGTCGAGGCGTCCACTTGGGACGACCGGGTGTTCGCCGCGGTGGCGCTGCACCCCACCCGGACCAAGGACTTCGACGACGCCGACCGCGAGGTCCTGGAGCAGCTCGTCGAGCACCCGCGGGTCGTCGCGGTCGGTGAGACCGGGCTCGACTACTACTGGGACTACTCGCCGCCGGAGCCGCAGCAGGAGGCCTTCCGCTGGCACATCGACCTGGCCAAGCGCGCCGGCAAGCCGCTGATGATCCACGACCGCGAGGCGCACCAGGACATTCTGCGGATCCTGGCCGCGGAGGGCGCCCCGGAAACGGTGGTCTTCCACTGCTTCTCCGGAGACGCGGAGTTCGCCCGGGCCTGCGTGGACGCCGGCTACGTGCTGTCCTTCGCCGGGACGGCGACCTTCCGCAACGCCAACGCGCTCCGGGAGGCCGCGCAGCTGGTGCCGCTCGAGCAGTTCGTGGTGGAGACCGACGCGCCGTTCCTGACCCCGCACCCGTTCCGCGGGCGCCCGAACGAGCCGTACTGCGTCAATTACACCCTCCGGGATCTCGCCGAACTCCGTGGCATGACGCTCGAAGAACTGGTCGTAGCGACAACGGCCACTGCCGAGCGAGTCTTCCGACTCGATCAGGCGTAA
- a CDS encoding 4-(cytidine 5'-diphospho)-2-C-methyl-D-erythritol kinase, with product MVPTPITVRVPAKVNLHLSVGDPRPDGYHELVTVFQALSMTDEVTVLVAGEPGIDVHGEGADSVPTGPSNLAWKAVQLLAEHSGRDPEEPGVRLSISKGIPVAGGMAGGSADAAATLLALNHLWRLELGRDELSEIAAKLGSDVPFSLQGGTALGTGRGERLVPVLARHTFHWVIALDRRGLGTPGVYTELDRLRAESKPNRVGEVEPLLEALSSGDPRQLALLLGNDLQAAAVSLRPGLRRTLRAGVQAGALAGIVSGSGPTCAFLCTDADAAVHVAAELSGAGVCRTVRVAHGPVPGARIVSEEPAHRPTPPQVHA from the coding sequence GTGGTTCCTACCCCCATCACCGTTCGCGTCCCGGCCAAGGTGAACCTGCACCTGTCGGTCGGTGACCCGCGCCCGGACGGCTACCACGAGCTGGTCACCGTCTTCCAGGCGCTGTCGATGACCGACGAGGTCACCGTGCTGGTCGCCGGGGAGCCGGGCATCGACGTGCACGGCGAGGGCGCGGATTCGGTGCCCACCGGGCCCAGCAACCTCGCGTGGAAGGCCGTGCAGCTGCTCGCCGAGCACAGCGGGCGGGATCCGGAGGAACCCGGGGTGCGGCTGTCGATCAGCAAGGGCATCCCGGTCGCCGGCGGGATGGCCGGGGGCAGCGCCGACGCGGCGGCGACGCTGCTGGCGCTGAACCACCTGTGGCGGCTGGAGCTGGGCCGCGACGAGCTCAGCGAGATCGCCGCGAAGCTGGGTAGCGACGTCCCGTTCTCGCTGCAGGGCGGCACGGCGCTGGGCACCGGCCGCGGCGAGCGGCTCGTGCCGGTGCTGGCCCGGCACACCTTCCACTGGGTGATCGCGTTGGATCGCCGGGGCTTGGGCACGCCCGGCGTCTACACCGAGCTCGACCGGCTGCGGGCGGAGTCGAAGCCGAACCGGGTCGGGGAGGTCGAGCCGCTGCTGGAGGCGCTGTCGTCCGGCGACCCGCGGCAGCTCGCCCTGCTGCTGGGCAACGATCTGCAGGCAGCGGCCGTCTCGCTGCGGCCCGGGCTGCGGCGCACGCTGCGCGCGGGCGTGCAGGCGGGAGCGCTCGCGGGGATCGTGTCCGGCTCGGGCCCGACCTGCGCCTTCCTCTGCACCGACGCGGACGCGGCGGTCCACGTGGCGGCCGAGCTCTCCGGCGCGGGGGTGTGCCGCACGGTCCGCGTCGCGCACGGCCCGGTCCCGGGCGCGCGGATCGTTTCCGAGGAACCCGCGCACCGCCCGACCCCGCCCCAGGTCCACGCCTGA
- the rsmA gene encoding 16S rRNA (adenine(1518)-N(6)/adenine(1519)-N(6))-dimethyltransferase RsmA — protein sequence MDDQQATLLGPADVRRLAEELDIRPTKKLGQNFVHDPNTVRRIVSAASVSADDVVLEVGPGLGSLTLALLPAAGAVTAVEIDPVLAARLPRTAAEFAPALADRLTVIEADALRVRAEDFPAPPTALVANLPYNIAVPVVLHLLAELPSLAHGLVMVQSEVADRMAAKPGSRVYGVPSAKAAWFADVRRAGPVPRKVFWPVPNVDSGLVSFRRIEPPSTAPRQDVFRVVDAAFAQRRKTLRAALSGWAGSAARAEEVLRAAGVDPAVRGEQLEIGDFARIAAAAATESGR from the coding sequence GTGGACGACCAGCAGGCGACGCTGCTCGGCCCGGCCGATGTGCGCCGGCTGGCCGAGGAACTCGACATCCGACCGACGAAGAAGCTCGGCCAGAACTTCGTGCACGACCCGAACACCGTGCGCCGAATCGTGTCCGCCGCGTCGGTCTCCGCCGACGACGTCGTGCTGGAGGTCGGCCCCGGCCTGGGCTCGCTGACCCTCGCGCTGCTGCCCGCTGCGGGCGCCGTGACGGCGGTCGAGATCGATCCGGTGCTCGCGGCGCGGCTGCCGCGCACCGCCGCCGAGTTCGCCCCGGCGCTGGCCGATCGCCTCACCGTGATCGAGGCCGACGCGCTGCGGGTCCGCGCCGAGGACTTCCCGGCGCCGCCGACCGCGCTCGTCGCGAACCTGCCGTACAACATCGCCGTGCCGGTGGTGCTGCACCTGTTGGCCGAGTTGCCGAGCCTGGCGCACGGCCTGGTCATGGTGCAGTCCGAGGTCGCCGACCGGATGGCCGCCAAGCCGGGCAGCCGCGTCTACGGCGTGCCGAGCGCCAAGGCCGCGTGGTTCGCCGACGTGCGCCGCGCGGGTCCGGTGCCGCGCAAGGTTTTCTGGCCGGTGCCCAATGTGGACTCCGGCTTGGTGTCGTTCCGGCGCATCGAGCCGCCGTCGACCGCGCCGCGCCAGGACGTCTTCCGCGTGGTGGACGCGGCGTTCGCCCAGCGGCGCAAGACGTTGCGCGCCGCGCTGTCCGGCTGGGCCGGGTCCGCGGCTCGGGCGGAGGAGGTTCTCCGGGCCGCTGGGGTGGATCCGGCCGTCCGCGGCGAGCAGTTGGAGATCGGCGATTTCGCGCGCATCGCAGCGGCCGCGGCTACCGAGAGCGGTCGCTGA
- a CDS encoding MetQ/NlpA family ABC transporter substrate-binding protein: protein MRLRFAALVAAAGLALAACGSGGSSAAEDPNAPLRIAVSPTPHGEILQYVKDNLAQQAGIGIEITKFDDYNRPNEAVAHGELDANYFQHQPYLEEYTKQRGGAFVWIQAVHLEPLAVYSKQFKSLQEIPDGATVTLSNDPANQFRGLKLLEQGGLLKLKPEAAVGTRLESAIAENPKNIQLKDLSPDQLPRSVDDAAAAVVNGNYAIKANLQNPIAVESPENNPYANGLVTTPALAKDPRILKLAELLRSQQVKDFINQKYGGVAVIPAS from the coding sequence ATGCGTTTGCGTTTTGCTGCCCTGGTGGCCGCGGCCGGCCTGGCGCTGGCCGCGTGCGGGAGCGGCGGCAGTTCGGCCGCCGAGGACCCGAACGCCCCGCTGCGGATCGCGGTCAGCCCGACCCCGCACGGCGAGATCCTGCAGTACGTCAAGGACAACTTGGCTCAGCAGGCCGGGATCGGCATCGAGATCACGAAGTTCGACGACTACAACCGGCCGAACGAAGCCGTCGCGCACGGTGAGCTGGACGCGAACTACTTCCAGCACCAGCCGTACCTGGAGGAGTACACCAAGCAGCGCGGTGGCGCCTTCGTCTGGATCCAGGCGGTGCACCTGGAGCCGCTGGCGGTGTACTCCAAGCAGTTCAAGTCGCTGCAGGAGATCCCGGACGGCGCGACGGTCACGCTGTCCAACGACCCGGCCAACCAGTTCCGCGGGCTGAAGCTGCTGGAGCAGGGCGGCCTGCTCAAGCTCAAGCCGGAGGCAGCGGTGGGCACCCGGCTGGAGTCGGCGATCGCCGAGAACCCCAAGAACATCCAGCTCAAGGACCTGTCGCCGGACCAGCTGCCGCGCTCGGTCGATGACGCCGCCGCCGCAGTTGTCAACGGCAACTACGCGATCAAGGCGAACCTGCAGAACCCGATCGCCGTGGAGAGCCCGGAGAACAACCCGTACGCCAACGGCCTGGTGACCACCCCGGCCCTGGCCAAGGACCCGCGGATCCTTAAGCTCGCCGAGCTGCTGCGTTCCCAGCAGGTCAAGGACTTCATCAACCAGAAGTACGGCGGCGTCGCCGTCATCCCGGCGTCCTGA
- a CDS encoding methionine ABC transporter ATP-binding protein: protein MITVENLTKSFQYNNGTVRALDGVTMEVSAGAVCGVVGPSGAGKSTLARCIALLEKPDSGAIRVDGTDLVSLGGKSLRAARRQIGVVPQGDSLLRQRTAAGNVALPLEAAGISGPQRRTRVGELLDLVGLTDKATVYPDQLSGGQRQRIAVARALAAKPSVLLADEPTSALDPGTTDSVLTVLDRARAELGVTVLVVTHDMAVVRKIADDVAVLENGRVVEHGKVIDLVAEPGSRVGTTLLPDTDQAESFRPAGGRHDVVAEVVLVGFAAVGALLPEAASQFGVDLAILGGGLTRLGDTPVAKFKIGLSGERAEAALKWMVERDAHVRRAPVCVDGAAA, encoded by the coding sequence GTGATCACAGTCGAGAACCTGACCAAGTCTTTCCAGTACAACAACGGAACCGTCCGCGCCCTCGACGGCGTGACGATGGAGGTTTCGGCCGGCGCGGTGTGCGGTGTGGTCGGTCCGAGCGGGGCCGGCAAGTCCACCCTGGCCCGGTGCATCGCGCTGCTGGAGAAGCCGGACAGCGGCGCCATCCGCGTCGACGGCACCGACCTGGTTTCCCTCGGCGGCAAGTCCCTTCGCGCCGCGCGCCGGCAGATCGGCGTTGTGCCGCAAGGAGATTCGCTGCTGCGGCAGCGCACTGCCGCGGGCAACGTCGCGTTGCCGCTGGAAGCGGCCGGTATCAGCGGCCCGCAGCGGCGCACCCGCGTCGGCGAGCTGCTGGACCTCGTGGGCCTGACCGACAAGGCCACGGTCTACCCCGACCAGCTCTCCGGCGGGCAGCGCCAGCGGATCGCGGTGGCGCGTGCGCTGGCCGCCAAGCCTTCGGTGCTGTTGGCCGACGAGCCGACCTCGGCGCTCGACCCGGGCACCACCGACTCGGTGCTCACCGTGCTGGACCGCGCCCGCGCTGAACTGGGTGTCACCGTGCTGGTGGTCACCCACGACATGGCCGTGGTGCGCAAGATCGCCGACGACGTCGCGGTGCTGGAGAACGGCAGGGTCGTCGAGCACGGCAAGGTCATCGACCTGGTCGCCGAGCCCGGCAGCCGGGTGGGCACCACGCTGCTGCCGGACACCGACCAGGCCGAGTCGTTCAGGCCGGCCGGCGGTCGGCACGACGTCGTCGCCGAGGTTGTGCTGGTCGGCTTCGCCGCGGTCGGCGCGCTGCTGCCGGAGGCCGCCAGCCAGTTCGGGGTCGACCTCGCGATCCTGGGCGGCGGGCTGACCCGGCTGGGGGACACGCCGGTAGCGAAGTTCAAGATCGGCCTGAGCGGCGAGCGCGCCGAGGCGGCCCTGAAGTGGATGGTCGAGCGGGACGCGCATGTGCGACGTGCCCCGGTTTGCGTTGACGGAGCTGCTGCGTGA
- a CDS encoding ABC transporter permease subunit: MSDVTPWSEVLGILGEATIDTLYMVLVSTLLAVLGGLPLGVLLHLTSPVGLSPKPALYRVLGVVVDVVRSVPFVVLLVVLASFTRLLIGTSIGSTAVIVPLTIGAVPFFARLTQNALREVSFTVVEAAITTGSSRLRIVWTVLLGEARAALVGAVGVTAVALIGYAAMAGAIGGGGLGTTAIQDGYQGYDDRILWGSVVVLGVLAFAMQLITDRTAKLVDRRRTATS; encoded by the coding sequence GTGAGTGATGTGACCCCCTGGTCGGAGGTCCTTGGAATACTTGGTGAAGCGACGATCGACACGCTCTACATGGTGTTGGTGTCGACCCTGCTGGCGGTGCTGGGAGGCCTGCCGCTCGGGGTGCTGCTGCATCTGACCTCGCCGGTCGGCCTGAGCCCGAAACCCGCGCTGTACCGGGTGCTCGGCGTGGTCGTCGACGTGGTGCGGTCCGTGCCGTTCGTCGTGCTGCTGGTGGTCCTGGCGTCGTTCACCCGGCTGCTGATCGGCACGTCGATCGGCAGCACCGCGGTGATCGTGCCGCTGACCATCGGCGCCGTCCCGTTCTTCGCGCGGTTGACGCAGAACGCGTTGCGCGAGGTCAGCTTCACCGTGGTCGAGGCCGCGATCACGACTGGATCGAGCCGGCTGCGGATCGTGTGGACGGTGCTGCTCGGCGAGGCGCGGGCCGCGCTGGTCGGCGCGGTCGGCGTCACCGCCGTGGCGCTGATCGGCTACGCCGCGATGGCCGGCGCGATCGGCGGCGGCGGGCTGGGCACGACCGCGATCCAGGACGGCTACCAGGGCTACGACGACCGGATCCTGTGGGGATCCGTGGTCGTGCTCGGCGTGCTGGCCTTCGCGATGCAGCTGATCACCGACCGCACCGCGAAGCTGGTCGACCGGCGGCGAACCGCGACCAGCTGA
- a CDS encoding ABC-F family ATP-binding cassette domain-containing protein: MVNLVNLESVSKSYGVRPLLDEVSLGVSAGERIGVVGLNGGGKTTLLEVLSGVAEPDSGRASQSRDLRMAVVTQRTELPADSTVRNAVLDPHGFSAEHEWAADPRVRSVLTGLGMTRLGLDTPVTDFSGGERRRVALAAALVRDLDLLVLDEPTNHLDVEGVHWLADHLLERKCALVIVTHDRWFLDTVCNRTWEVVQGRVEQYEGGYADWIFARAERARIAQQAEEKRQNLARKELAWLQRGAKARTSKPRYRMEAAEALIADLPEPRDTVELVAFAKRRLGKTVLELEDVDLRIADRALLDAVTWRIGPGDRIGLVGVNGSGKTTLLKLLAGEREPDAGKRVEGKTVRLAHLTQELHDLPGQWRVLEAIEDVAERVTLGKYELSASQLGERFGFGKGRQWTPVEDLSGGERRRLQLARLLMAEPNVLILDEPTNDLDIDTLQQLEDLLDSWPGTLVVVSHDRYLVERVCDSVRALLGDGRLTHLPGGIDEYLERRQSLLDAAEGSVGKQATDAAKPRGLSGAEEHAARKELARCERQLDKLSEREAGLHEKLAEAATEPERLAELNVELRALQQEKDDIETRWMELADQFG; this comes from the coding sequence ATGGTGAACCTGGTCAATCTGGAGTCGGTCAGCAAGAGCTACGGCGTGCGCCCGCTGCTGGACGAAGTTTCGCTGGGCGTCTCGGCGGGCGAGCGCATCGGGGTCGTCGGGCTCAACGGCGGCGGCAAGACGACGCTGCTGGAGGTCCTCTCCGGCGTCGCCGAACCCGACAGCGGCCGGGCCAGCCAGTCCCGCGACCTGCGGATGGCGGTGGTCACGCAGCGCACCGAGCTGCCCGCGGACTCGACCGTGCGCAACGCGGTGCTCGACCCTCATGGCTTCAGCGCCGAACATGAATGGGCCGCCGACCCGCGCGTGCGGTCGGTGCTTACCGGCCTCGGCATGACCCGCCTCGGCCTGGACACCCCGGTCACCGACTTCTCCGGCGGCGAGCGCCGCCGCGTCGCGCTGGCCGCCGCGCTGGTGCGCGACCTTGACCTGCTGGTGCTCGACGAGCCGACCAACCACCTGGACGTCGAAGGCGTGCACTGGCTGGCCGACCACCTGCTGGAGCGCAAGTGTGCGCTGGTGATCGTCACCCACGACCGCTGGTTCCTGGACACCGTCTGCAACCGCACCTGGGAGGTCGTCCAGGGCCGTGTCGAGCAGTACGAGGGTGGATACGCCGACTGGATCTTCGCCCGCGCCGAACGCGCCCGCATCGCCCAGCAGGCCGAGGAGAAGCGACAGAACCTCGCCCGCAAGGAACTCGCGTGGCTGCAGCGCGGTGCGAAGGCCCGCACCTCGAAGCCCCGGTACCGGATGGAGGCCGCCGAGGCGCTGATCGCCGACCTGCCGGAGCCCCGCGACACCGTCGAGCTGGTCGCGTTCGCCAAGCGGCGCCTCGGCAAGACGGTGCTGGAGCTGGAGGACGTCGACCTCCGGATCGCGGACCGCGCGCTGCTGGACGCCGTCACCTGGCGCATCGGCCCCGGCGACCGGATCGGCCTGGTCGGCGTCAACGGCTCCGGCAAGACCACGCTGCTCAAGCTGCTCGCCGGGGAACGCGAACCCGACGCGGGCAAGCGCGTCGAGGGCAAGACGGTGCGGCTGGCGCACCTGACCCAGGAACTGCACGACTTGCCCGGGCAATGGCGGGTGCTGGAAGCGATCGAGGACGTCGCCGAGCGGGTCACCCTCGGCAAGTACGAGCTGTCCGCGTCGCAGCTCGGCGAGCGCTTCGGGTTCGGCAAGGGGCGGCAGTGGACGCCCGTCGAGGACCTCTCGGGCGGCGAGCGCCGCCGCCTGCAGCTGGCGAGGCTGCTGATGGCCGAGCCGAACGTGCTGATCCTCGACGAACCCACCAACGACCTCGACATCGACACGCTCCAGCAGCTCGAAGACCTGCTGGACAGCTGGCCGGGCACGCTGGTGGTCGTCTCCCACGACCGCTACCTGGTGGAGCGGGTGTGCGACAGCGTGCGCGCGCTGTTAGGCGACGGTCGGCTCACCCACCTGCCGGGCGGTATCGACGAGTACCTGGAGCGGCGGCAGTCGCTGCTGGACGCCGCCGAAGGCAGCGTCGGTAAGCAGGCGACCGATGCGGCGAAGCCGCGAGGGCTCTCCGGCGCGGAGGAGCACGCGGCGCGCAAGGAGCTCGCGCGCTGCGAGCGCCAGCTCGACAAGCTCTCGGAGCGCGAGGCGGGCCTGCACGAGAAGCTTGCGGAGGCCGCGACGGAGCCGGAGCGGCTGGCTGAGCTGAACGTGGAGCTGCGGGCGCTGCAGCAGGAGAAGGACGACATCGAGACCCGCTGGATGGAACTCGCCGACCAGTTCGGCTGA
- the pth gene encoding aminoacyl-tRNA hydrolase, whose protein sequence is MSTPDSVALIAGLGNPGPRYAGNRHNIGFLVADELADRIGGKFKAHKAGAEVVEGRLAGARAVLVKPRSFMNLSGGPVAGAVKFYKAPPESLIVIHDELDLPFGTIRLKRGGGENGHNGLRSISKSLGTRDYVRVRFGIGRPPGRMDPADYVLKDFSGTERKELAYFIDVCADAVEAVVTKGLEAAQNQFH, encoded by the coding sequence GTGAGCACTCCGGACTCGGTCGCGCTGATCGCCGGGCTCGGCAACCCCGGTCCGCGCTACGCCGGAAACCGGCACAACATCGGTTTCCTTGTCGCCGACGAGCTCGCCGACCGGATCGGCGGGAAGTTCAAGGCGCACAAGGCCGGTGCCGAGGTCGTCGAGGGACGGTTGGCTGGCGCGCGCGCCGTGCTGGTCAAGCCGCGCTCGTTCATGAACCTCTCCGGCGGCCCGGTGGCCGGCGCGGTGAAGTTCTACAAGGCGCCGCCGGAATCCCTGATCGTGATCCACGACGAGCTCGACCTGCCGTTCGGCACCATCCGGCTCAAGCGCGGTGGCGGCGAGAACGGCCACAACGGGCTGCGCTCGATCAGCAAGTCCCTGGGCACCCGCGACTACGTGCGGGTCCGCTTCGGCATCGGTCGCCCGCCCGGCCGGATGGACCCTGCCGACTACGTCCTGAAGGACTTCTCCGGGACGGAGCGCAAGGAGCTCGCCTACTTCATCGACGTCTGCGCGGACGCGGTGGAAGCTGTGGTCACCAAGGGCCTCGAAGCCGCCCAGAACCAGTTCCACTAA